The Asterias amurensis chromosome 21, ASM3211899v1 genome has a segment encoding these proteins:
- the LOC139953030 gene encoding nuclear factor NF-kappa-B p105 subunit-like codes for MSDEERSDSLQSVEIPTDMLQQAFLNNNGASNQSSEMNLSVLPTDLHQLEVMTGMSQQTLNDLSAPKLRIIEQPKQRGFRFRYDCEGPSHGGLPGQHSQRGKKTFPSVEILNYTGPARIVVSLVTSEDVPKPHAHSIVGKHCTDGSCTVQVGPTDMTASFPNLGILHVTRKNVERVLKDRLREQQKLYRTFLGDKGFVPGAQHLLETEPALAKKAKEMAKEMDLSKVCLCFQAYLPDSQGHYTRPLAPVTSLPIFDSKAPGATTLKICRMDKSSGCVTGNDEVYLLCDKVQKDDIYVRFFEMNPSGSGDTIWEAYADFGPTDVHRQFAIVFKTPKYKDCYISKQAHVQVQLQRRSDKEVSEPKPFTYHPQITDKECIMRKRRKDLPLFQEHFLGGSGGKGGGYGGSGGGSGGGSGYPFSPERPLNMNFTGGRGGGSNNSFQAPATTQQNIAQRNQHHQIVMQQIQQQQQQQQQQQQQQQQQNHQGAGFQSRGISFEKDQDVKITRETEVVQDTQPAVLPTVTLIGEREIDSDLEVDSQILEDATKGPVRRFESCVQSGVGVSTFEPAKSARDISVQTDDIPLDYESLAWRLAERTSRALRDFAITADMKMLLAVQRHLTAVEDENGDTPLHLAIIHKKYDVALGLLNVIISIPHQKIINHHNKLHQTPLHVAVITEQPDIVELLLRCGADPNIMDHNGSMPIHLAAHNRLSDITEVLVQGVEPLPGKSNASIDPIPTEINLKNLDGFTAAHISVQISDLKNLKVLVKNGADINVQDGKSGRTTLHYAVEQANFSLLGYLIADADADIHIQTFAGDTPLHLACSLDYVAVAAVLVSAGAEPSIENFDTSSNEMAGETGVISDEGHVEIFEDEYNNEILSGKTSLDLACSERMLKILNGEDYISSSVSESTPRFEESLVSAVSGSYTSKTNMSDSYTSTANKSSTSLRFTPTGDLNRLDSLTRQKLSSLLDEIKPHRDWLSLADHLGLGNMINQLKQFDSPTSILLDQYEAMDGTITELTSVLKGLNREDAINVIAEIRKPMKKAAHPLPKDLDCTTQNDSGLASSLQSMQITGDSGLSSRGFMKNQFNQSDARNIEV; via the exons CGTGGCTTTCGATTCCGTTACGACTGCGAAGGGCCATCACATGGTGGTCTCCCGGGTCAACATAGCCAGAGAGGAAAGAAGACCTTCCCATCAGTTGAG ATACTTAACTATACTGGACCAGCAAGAATTGTTGTTTCCTTGGTAACCAGTGAAGATGTACCTAAACCCCATGCACATAGCATCGTTGGCAAACACTGCACTGATGGATCATGCACTGTGCAGGTCGGACCTACAGACATGACTGCAAG CTTTCCAAACCTTGGCATCCTTCATGTAACTCGCAAGAATGTTGAGAGGGTCTTGAAAGATCGTCTTCGTGAACAGCAGAAGCTTTATAGGACTTTTCTTGGTGATAAGGGATTCGTACCTGGAGCACAGCATCTGCTTGAGACTGAGCCAGCCCTTGCCAAGAAAGCCAAGGAAATGGCCAAGGAGATGGATCTGTCTAAGGTGTGCTTGTGTTTTCAAGCCTACCTTCCAGACAGTCAGGGACATTACACGCGTCCTCTGGCTCCTGTCACATCACTACCCATCTTTGACAGCA AGGCCCCTGGTGCAACAACTTTAAAAATCTGCCGTATGGACAAGAGCTCAGGATGTGTGACAGGGAATGACGAGGTATATCTGCTTTGTGATAAAGTTCAAAAGGACGACATTTATGTGAGGTTTTTTGAGATGAACCCAAGCGGAAGTGGGGACACAATTTGGGAAGCATATGCAGACTTTGGGCCCACAGATGTCCACAGACAG TTTGCGATTGTTTTCAAGACACCCAAATATAAAGACTGCTACATAAGCAAACAAGCACATGTTCAAGTTCAACTTCAGAGGCGATCGGATAAGGAAGTGAGCGAACCTAAACCATTCACCTATCACCCTCAGATTACCG ACAAAGAGTGTATCATGAGAAAGAGGAGGAAGGACCTGCCATTATTCCAGGAACATTTCTTGGGAGGAAGTGGAGGCAAGGGGGGAGGTTACGGAGGGTCAGGAGGGGGAAGCGGAGGTGGATCAGGGTACCCATTCTCTCCAGAACGACCACTTAATATGAATTTCACTGGTGGGCGTGGAGGGGGATCAAATAACAGTTTCCAGGCACCggcaacaacacaacaaaacattGCACAAAGAA ATCAACATCATCAGATTGTCATGCAGCAAAtccagcaacaacaacaacaacagcagcagcagcagcagcaacagcaacagcaaaatCACCAGGGTGCGGGCTTCCAGAGCCGTGGTATAAGCTTTGAAAAGGATCAAGACGTGAAGATTACCCGCGAGACTGAAGTGGTGCAGGACACACAACCAGCCGTTCTACCTACAGTCACTCTTATTGGGGAGAGAGAGATTGATAGCGATCTTGAAGTAGATTCTCAAATACTTG AGGATGCAACAAAAGGCCCTGTCAGGCGATTTGAATCCTGTGTGCAGAGTGGAGTTGGAGTTAGCACTTTTGAACCAGCAAAAAGTGCCAGAGATATTTCTGTGCAGACTG ATGATATTCCATTGGATTATGAATCCCTCGCTTGGCGTCTTGCTGAGCGTACATCTCGTGCATTGCGTGACTTTGCAATCACTGCTGATATGAAGATGCTGTTAGCGGTCCAGAGGCACCTGACTGCTGTGGAGGATGAGAATGGTGACAC ACCTCTTCATCTGGCAATTATCCACAAGAAATACGACGTTGCTTTGGGACTCTTAAACGTCATTATCAGCATTCCTCATCAGAAGATCATTAATCATCACAACAAACTTCATCAG ACACCCCTGCATGTTGCTGTAATCACAGAACAGCCTGACATTGTAGAGTTACTTCTCCGTTGTGGAGCTGATCCAAACATCATGGATCATAACGGGAGTATGCCTATCCACCTAGCTGCTCATAATCGTCTTAGTGATATAACAGAGGTCTTAGTCCAAGGGGTGGAACCACTTCCTGGAAAGTCCAACGCTTCTATTGATCCAATCCCTACTGAAATCAACCTCAAGAATCTTGATG GCTTCACTGCAGCACACATTTCAGTTCAGATCTCTGATTTGAAGAACCTCAAAGTTTTGGTGAAAAACGGAGCTGATATTAATGTTCAG GATGGTAAAAGTGGTCGCACCACCCTCCATTATGCCGTGGAGCAGGCAAACTTCTCACTGCTTGGATACCTGATTGCTGATGCAGATGCAGACATTCACATTCAGACGTTTGCTGGTGATACCCCACTTCATCTTGCCTGCAGCCTTGATTACGTTGCTGTTGCTGCAGTTCTGGTTAGTGCTGGAGCAGAACCAAGCATTGAGAACTTTGACACCTCTTCCAACGAGATGGCTGGGGAGACTGGTGTAATATCTGATGAAGGACATGTGGAGATATTTGAAGACGAGTACAATAATGAGATACTTAGTGGCAAGACATCGTTGGATCTGGCATGCTCTGAGAGG ATGTTGAAAATTTTGAATGGTGAGGACTACATATCCAGTTCAGTGTCAGAATCCACACCTAGATTTGAAGAGAGTTTGGTATCAGCTGTTTCTGGTTCCTACACCTCTAAGACCAATATGTCTGATTCCTACACCTCTACTGCAAATAAATCAAGCACTAGCCTCCGCTTCACTCCCACAG GAGATTTGAATCGCCTGGATTCCTTAACTCGTCAGAAATTATCGTCGCTCCTGGATGAGATTAAACCCCACAGGGATTGGTTGTCTCTTGCAGACCACTTGGGCCTTGGCAACATGATTAACCAATTAAAGCAGTTTGATAGCCCCACAAGTATACTGCTTGACCAGTATGAG GCCATGGATGGAACTATCACGGAGCTCACCTCAGTTCTCAAAGGTCTAAATCGTGAAGACGCTATTAACGTCATTGCAGAAATAAGGAAGCCGATGAAAAAAG CTGCTCATCCCTTACCCAAAGATTTGGATTGTACAACTCAAAACGATTCCGGTCTGGCATCCTCCCTTCAATCCATGCAGATTACAGGAGATTCTGGTTTGTCATCCCGTGGATTTATGAAGAATCAGTTCAACCAGTCAGATGCCAGGAATATTGAAGTTTAG
- the LOC139952870 gene encoding radical S-adenosyl methionine domain-containing protein 1, mitochondrial-like codes for MHFLMSQRLSFSHLLKLLARNSFPEVSGTVGLLCFNNHWRKFHHKKANENVLHVPDQHLQTTHWSEEATLYVHWPYCQRRCTYCNFNKYISSNVDNDKMQQCLVREAKTLIQESGVKRIKSVFFGGGTPSLAQPKTLSAILEAVSGVVSLPNDAEVSMEGNPTSVGRIKLLEFKLAGINRVSLGVQALNDKDLQLLGRDHTSDESRKCIEEARRLFPGRVSIDVIFGRPGQRLSTWEKELQEVTQICDNHVSLYQLTLERGTALFKMYEVGAVDFPSEDVTADMYELAVEIMTNERLNRYEVSSFAREGFESLHNQSYWDGGQYIGIGPGAHGRFILRNPTAKPIPSVKIQGHDNWNPNQLNLQPVQVNREARIQTLEPEPWMREVLKYGHGTRKRVIQSQLDVLQEYLMVGLRTSKGVTNHRWGQFCDVTSLREVFDGDAVDDFMKEGLIVMDQFGLRATVKGMSLLDSILPHLLIKLQNWFKTVKAD; via the exons ATGCATTTTCTCATGTCACAACGCTTGAGTTTTTCACACTTGTTGAAATTGTTAGCACGCAATTCATTTCCAGAGGTCAGCGGAACAGTAGGTCTTCTTTGTTTCAACAACCACTGGAGGAAGTTTCATCATAAAAAAGCAAATGAAAATGTGCTACATGTACCTGATCAACATTTGCAAACCACTCATTGGTCAGAAGAAGCCACACTCTATGTCCATTGGCCCTATTGCCAGAGACGGTGCACGTATTGTAACTTCAACAAGTACATCAGCAGTAATGTTGACAATGACAAAATGCAGCAATGTCTTGTCAGAGAGGCCAAGACACTGATCCAAGAAAGTGGAGTCAAACGCATCAAGTCAGTATTCTTTGGGGGAGGAACACCAAGTTTGGCCCAGCCAAAAActttgtctgccattttggaagCTGTTTCTGGTGTGGTGAGTTTGCCGAATGATGCAGAAGTTAGCATGGAAGGAAACCCTACATCAGTGGGACGCATCAAACTCTTGGAATTCAAGCTAGCAG GTATTAACagagtctcacttggtgtgcaGGCTTTGAATGATAAGGATCTGCAGTTGCTAGGGAGAGATCATACATCAGATGAATCAAGAAAGTGCATTGAAGAGGCCAGAAGACTCTTTCCAGGACGAGTATCAATCGATGTCATCTTTGGGCGTCCAGGACAAAGACTGTCCACCTGGGAAAAAGAACTACAGGAAGTTACTCAAATATGTGATAACCACGTATCTCTCTACCAACTCACCCTGGAAAGAGGCACAGCTTTATTTAAGATGTATGAAGTCGGTGCTGTTGACTTCCCTTCTGAGGATGTAACTGCTGATATGTATGAGTTAGCTGTGGAGATAATGACTAATGAGAGACTGAACAGATATGAGGTGTCTAGCTTTGCAAGGGAAGGCTTTGAGAGTCTTCACAACCAATCTTACTGGGATGGGGGTCAGTACATTGGCATTGGACCAGGAGCCCATGGTAGATTTATATTAAGGAATCCTACGGCTAAACCCATACCATCTGTCAAAATACAAGGTCATGATAATTGGAATCCCAACCAGCTTAACCTACAGCCTGTACAGGTAAACCGTGAAGCAAGGATACAAACTCTAGAACCAGAACCGTGGATGCGTGAAGTCCTTAAATACGGACACGGAACAAGGAAACGGGTCATCCAGTCGCAACTTGATGTCCTCCAGGAATATTTGATGGTGGGGTTGAGAACAAGTAAGGGTGTCACAAACCATCGCTGGGGACAGTTTTGTGATGTCACAAGCCTCAGGGAGGTGTTTGATGGGGATGCAGTTGATGATTTTATGAAGGAAGGGCTAATTGTAATGGATCAGTTTGGATTGAGAGCTACAGTAAAAGGAATGTCATTGCTTGATTCTATTTTACCACATCTGTTGATCAAACTGCAAAACTGGTTTAAAACTGTAAAAGCCGATTAA